A genomic region of Erythrobacter sp. SCSIO 43205 contains the following coding sequences:
- the rplX gene encoding 50S ribosomal protein L24: MGAAKIKKGDEVVVLSGKDKGRKGTVQSVMPKEGKVVVEGVNVATRHRKPSQINPQGGIERFPAPMDISKVAVADPKDGKPTRVRFEEKDGKKVRVAVKSGEAIDG; the protein is encoded by the coding sequence ATGGGTGCTGCTAAGATCAAGAAGGGCGACGAAGTCGTCGTATTGTCGGGCAAGGACAAAGGCCGCAAAGGCACTGTCCAGTCGGTCATGCCAAAAGAGGGCAAAGTTGTCGTCGAAGGCGTGAACGTTGCAACCCGTCACCGCAAGCCGAGCCAGATCAACCCGCAAGGTGGCATTGAGCGTTTCCCCGCTCCGATGGACATCTCCAAGGTTGCCGTGGCTGATCCAAAGGATGGCAAGCCCACCCGCGTCCGCTTTGAAGAAAAGGACGGCAAGAAGGTGCGCGTTGCTGTAAAGAGTGGGGAGGCAATCGATGGCTGA
- the rplN gene encoding 50S ribosomal protein L14 has product MIQMQSNLDVADNSGAKRVQCIKVLGGSKRRFASVGDVIVVSVKEAQPRAKVKKGDVHRAVIVRTKKDVRRKDGSVIRFDSNSAVLVNKSNEPIGTRIFGPVVRELRGAGFMKIISLAPEVL; this is encoded by the coding sequence ATGATCCAGATGCAATCCAATCTCGACGTCGCGGACAACAGCGGCGCAAAGCGCGTCCAGTGCATTAAAGTACTGGGCGGGTCTAAGCGGCGTTTTGCCTCCGTTGGCGACGTGATCGTAGTCTCTGTTAAAGAGGCTCAGCCGCGCGCTAAGGTGAAAAAAGGCGACGTACACCGCGCCGTCATCGTGCGCACCAAAAAGGACGTTCGCCGTAAAGACGGCAGTGTGATCCGTTTCGACAGCAACTCTGCTGTTCTGGTGAACAAGTCGAACGAGCCTATTGGTACTCGTATCTTTGGCCCAGTTGTTCGCGAGCTTCGCGGCGCGGGCTTCATGAAAATCATCTCGCTTGCTCCGGAGGTGCTCTAA
- the rpsQ gene encoding 30S ribosomal protein S17, with protein MPKRILTGTVSSDKTDKTVTVLVERKVKHPLYGKIIRRSKKYHAHDEANEYTIGDVVRIEETKPISKTKTWIVKDRVVAGGVQAVEADLDVEAAGN; from the coding sequence ATGCCAAAGCGTATTCTTACCGGTACTGTCAGCTCTGACAAAACCGACAAAACCGTGACCGTTCTGGTCGAGCGTAAGGTGAAACACCCTCTCTACGGGAAAATCATCCGTCGCTCGAAGAAGTATCACGCGCATGACGAAGCCAATGAGTACACCATTGGTGATGTCGTTCGTATCGAAGAAACCAAGCCTATCTCAAAGACCAAGACATGGATCGTGAAAGACCGTGTTGTGGCCGGCGGGGTTCAGGCGGTTGAAGCTGACCTCGATGTCGAGGCAGCGGGTAACTAA
- the rpmC gene encoding 50S ribosomal protein L29, producing the protein MATTEDLRAKTDDQLSAELTELKREQYNLRFQAATNQLEKPSRIKEVRRTIAQIKTLQNERAAAAKA; encoded by the coding sequence ATGGCTACCACTGAAGACCTGCGCGCAAAGACCGACGATCAGCTTTCAGCTGAACTGACCGAGCTTAAGCGCGAGCAGTATAACCTGCGTTTCCAAGCTGCGACCAACCAGCTTGAGAAGCCGTCACGCATCAAAGAAGTGCGCCGCACGATCGCTCAGATCAAAACGCTCCAAAACGAGCGTGCCGCGGCTGCAAAAGCGTAA
- the rplP gene encoding 50S ribosomal protein L16 gives MLQPKKTKYRKAFKGKIHGNAKGGTTLNFGSYGLKAMEPDRITARQIEAARRAITRAMKRQGRLWIRVFPDVPVSKKPAEVRQGKGKGSVEYWAARVKPGRIMFELDGVPGPVAALAFERAAMKLPIKTKVVARFGDTSHLGGDK, from the coding sequence ATGCTGCAACCAAAGAAAACCAAATACCGCAAGGCGTTCAAGGGCAAGATCCATGGCAACGCCAAGGGCGGCACCACGCTGAACTTTGGTTCTTATGGCCTCAAAGCCATGGAGCCAGATCGTATCACAGCGCGACAGATCGAGGCGGCTCGCCGTGCGATCACGCGTGCGATGAAGCGTCAAGGTCGCCTGTGGATCCGCGTGTTCCCCGATGTGCCGGTTTCGAAGAAGCCTGCTGAAGTTCGTCAGGGTAAGGGTAAAGGCTCTGTTGAATACTGGGCAGCCCGCGTGAAGCCAGGCCGCATCATGTTTGAACTTGACGGTGTACCAGGCCCAGTGGCCGCGCTCGCATTCGAACGCGCTGCTATGAAGCTGCCGATCAAAACCAAGGTCGTTGCCCGTTTCGGCGACACCTCGCACTTGGGAGGTGACAAGTAA
- the rpsC gene encoding 30S ribosomal protein S3 — protein MGQKSNPIGLRLQINRTWDSRWYAEGRDYAGLLAEDIKIRKYILENLPQAAISKVVIERPAKLCRVSIYAARPGVIIGKKGADIEKLRAKLSTMTESEVKLNIVEIRKPEIDAKLVAQGIADQLIRRVAFRRAMKRAMQSAMRLGAEGIKIVCGGRLGGAEIARVEQYREGRVPLHTLRANIDYAETEALTAYGIIGIKVWVFKGEILGHDPTAQDRLMMESQTSGVRPAR, from the coding sequence ATGGGTCAGAAGAGTAATCCAATTGGTCTGCGTCTTCAGATCAACCGCACTTGGGATAGCCGCTGGTACGCCGAAGGGCGCGACTACGCGGGGCTCCTCGCTGAGGACATCAAGATCCGTAAGTACATCCTTGAGAACCTGCCACAGGCAGCGATCTCCAAGGTTGTGATCGAGCGTCCGGCGAAGCTTTGCCGCGTGTCGATCTATGCGGCTCGTCCGGGTGTCATCATCGGTAAGAAGGGTGCAGACATCGAAAAGCTGCGCGCCAAGCTTTCCACGATGACTGAGAGCGAAGTGAAGCTGAACATCGTTGAAATCCGCAAGCCGGAAATCGACGCCAAGCTCGTTGCTCAAGGCATTGCCGATCAGCTTATTCGCCGTGTGGCATTCCGCCGCGCGATGAAGCGCGCCATGCAATCTGCTATGCGTCTGGGTGCTGAAGGCATCAAGATCGTATGCGGTGGCCGTCTTGGCGGCGCTGAGATTGCCCGTGTCGAGCAATATCGCGAAGGTCGTGTGCCGCTGCATACGCTGCGCGCCAACATCGATTATGCGGAAACCGAAGCGCTTACCGCTTACGGCATCATCGGTATCAAGGTGTGGGTCTTCAAAGGCGAGATCCTTGGCCATGATCCGACCGCGCAAGATCGCCTGATGATGGAATCGCAAACCTCAGGAGTGCGTCCGGCTCGCTGA
- the rplV gene encoding 50S ribosomal protein L22, which translates to MGKAKSPRRVADNEALAVGTQIRGSAQKLNLVAELIRGKKAEEALNILAFSKKAMAKDASKVLASAIANAENNHDLDVDALVVAEASVGKSITMKRFHTRGRGKSTRILKPFSKLRIVVREQEEA; encoded by the coding sequence ATGGGTAAGGCAAAGTCTCCCCGCCGCGTTGCTGACAACGAGGCTCTGGCAGTGGGCACGCAAATTCGCGGCTCCGCTCAGAAGCTGAACCTCGTTGCCGAGCTTATCCGCGGTAAGAAAGCTGAAGAAGCTCTCAACATCCTCGCGTTCTCCAAGAAGGCGATGGCGAAAGACGCCAGCAAGGTTCTCGCATCCGCGATTGCCAATGCGGAAAACAACCACGATCTCGACGTCGATGCGCTCGTCGTTGCTGAAGCATCGGTTGGCAAGTCGATCACGATGAAGCGTTTCCATACGCGCGGTCGTGGTAAGTCGACGCGCATCCTGAAGCCATTCAGCAAGCTGCGCATCGTTGTCCGCGAACAGGAAGAGGCATAA
- the rpsS gene encoding 30S ribosomal protein S19 has product MARSVWKGPFVELSLLKKAEEAQDAGNAKPIKTWSRRSTILPQFVGLTFNVYNGQKFIPVAVSEEMVGHKLGEFAPTRNFPGHAADKKGKR; this is encoded by the coding sequence ATGGCACGTTCCGTCTGGAAAGGTCCGTTTGTCGAGCTCAGCCTTCTCAAGAAGGCCGAAGAGGCACAGGATGCCGGCAATGCAAAGCCGATCAAAACCTGGTCACGCCGCTCGACTATTCTGCCGCAATTCGTTGGCCTGACGTTCAACGTTTACAACGGTCAGAAATTCATCCCCGTAGCTGTTTCGGAAGAAATGGTTGGCCACAAGCTTGGTGAGTTCGCTCCTACGCGCAACTTCCCCGGCCACGCGGCTGACAAGAAGGGCAAGCGATAA
- the rplB gene encoding 50S ribosomal protein L2: MALKNYNPTSPARRGLILVDKTGLHKGGPVKSLSEGKRKTGGRNNKGHVTSRGIAGGHKQKYRIIDFKRRKWDMAATVERIEYDPNRTAFIALIKYEDDTLAYIIAPQRLAVGDSVIAGEKVDTKPGNAMLLGQMPVGTICHNVEMKPGKGGQIARSAGAYVQIVGRDRGMVIVRLNSGEQRYLRSDCMGTVGAVSNPDNQNQNFGKAGRTRWKGRRPLTRGVAKNPVDHPHGGGEGRTSGGRHPVTPWGKPTKGARTRKNKQTDKMIIRSRHAKKKR; this comes from the coding sequence ATGGCACTTAAGAATTACAACCCGACAAGCCCGGCTCGCCGTGGCCTTATTCTGGTCGACAAAACTGGCTTGCACAAAGGCGGCCCGGTAAAGTCGCTCAGCGAAGGCAAGCGCAAGACTGGCGGCCGTAACAACAAAGGCCATGTGACATCACGCGGTATCGCTGGTGGTCACAAGCAGAAGTACCGCATCATCGACTTCAAACGTCGTAAGTGGGATATGGCAGCGACTGTGGAGCGTATCGAATACGACCCTAACCGCACCGCCTTCATCGCGCTTATCAAGTATGAAGACGACACGCTTGCCTACATCATCGCACCTCAGCGTTTGGCTGTTGGTGACAGCGTGATTGCTGGCGAAAAGGTCGACACCAAGCCTGGCAACGCCATGCTTCTGGGTCAAATGCCGGTCGGCACCATCTGCCACAATGTGGAGATGAAGCCGGGCAAGGGCGGTCAGATCGCTCGCTCTGCTGGTGCGTATGTCCAGATCGTTGGTCGTGACCGCGGCATGGTGATCGTTCGCTTGAACTCAGGCGAGCAGCGTTACCTTCGCAGCGATTGCATGGGCACGGTTGGCGCGGTTTCTAACCCTGACAACCAGAACCAGAACTTCGGTAAGGCCGGTCGCACTCGTTGGAAGGGCCGTCGTCCTCTCACTCGTGGTGTTGCGAAGAACCCAGTTGATCACCCCCACGGTGGTGGTGAAGGCCGGACCTCTGGTGGTCGTCACCCAGTGACGCCATGGGGCAAACCGACCAAGGGTGCTCGCACTCGTAAGAACAAGCAGACGGATAAGATGATCATCCGTTCGCGTCACGCTAAGAAGAAGAGGTAA
- a CDS encoding 50S ribosomal protein L23 gives MAKKDAVDARHYDVILAPHITEKSTMASESNGVVFKVANDATKPQIKEAVEAIYSTKVVSVNTILVKGKTKRWRGKPYKRSDFKKAVVRLAEGEMIDITEQVG, from the coding sequence ATGGCTAAGAAAGACGCAGTTGACGCGCGGCACTATGACGTGATCCTCGCCCCTCACATCACCGAGAAATCGACCATGGCGTCGGAATCGAACGGTGTTGTGTTCAAGGTAGCGAACGACGCGACCAAGCCGCAGATCAAGGAAGCGGTGGAAGCCATCTATTCGACCAAGGTCGTCTCGGTGAACACCATCCTTGTTAAAGGCAAAACCAAGCGCTGGCGGGGCAAGCCCTACAAGCGTTCCGATTTCAAGAAAGCAGTGGTGCGTCTCGCCGAGGGCGAAATGATCGATATCACTGAGCAGGTCGGCTAA
- the rplD gene encoding 50S ribosomal protein L4: MKVKVQKIDGKASGDIELNDDVFGVEPRADILHRVVTWQLENRRGTARPTRERSDVARTGKKFGRQKGGGTARHGDRGAPIFIGGGKAHGARKRDFNQSLNKKVRAMGLKMALSTKAKDGLVVLDSLELKDAKTQALKAHFDKHGFAGKVLVIDGEAVDAGFKRAANNLKGVNVLPAAGANVYDILNHDTLVLTKDAVAKLEARFNG, from the coding sequence ATGAAGGTGAAGGTCCAGAAAATCGACGGGAAAGCCTCGGGCGATATCGAACTCAACGATGATGTGTTCGGTGTAGAGCCTCGCGCTGATATCCTGCATCGTGTTGTCACTTGGCAGCTCGAAAACCGCCGCGGTACGGCGCGTCCAACGCGTGAGCGTTCAGATGTTGCTCGCACGGGCAAAAAGTTTGGTCGTCAAAAGGGTGGTGGTACCGCTCGTCACGGCGATCGCGGTGCTCCGATCTTTATCGGTGGTGGTAAGGCCCACGGCGCGCGCAAGCGTGACTTCAACCAGTCGCTGAACAAGAAAGTTCGAGCAATGGGTCTGAAAATGGCTCTTTCGACCAAAGCCAAAGACGGTCTTGTTGTTCTCGATAGCCTCGAGTTGAAAGACGCTAAAACGCAAGCTCTCAAGGCTCACTTCGACAAGCACGGCTTTGCCGGCAAAGTCCTTGTGATCGACGGTGAGGCTGTGGACGCTGGTTTCAAGCGTGCTGCAAACAACCTCAAGGGCGTAAACGTCCTGCCGGCAGCTGGCGCGAACGTCTACGACATTCTCAACCACGACACGCTTGTCCTGACCAAGGATGCGGTCGCTAAGCTGGAGGCGCGTTTCAATGGCTAA